CCAGCACGCGGATCACCGCCCGGCGCGGAGCGGTTAACCGGTGGCCTTCCTTATGCAGATCGGCGGTCCATAACCCGATACGGTCGGAGGCGTCCAAGGGCGATTTCCTTATTGAAAATATTTTTCAATAAAGATTTTAGCATGCGCCGGCCGGAGATGTCAAGCAGGCGGCGGAACACGCCGCCGATTTCCCGGACGGGTGAAAAGGACAAGCGGCCGGCTTGGTCCCGTGGTCCGCGGTGGATTGTCCGGTGCGGGTTTTCCCCACTCCGGACGCAAAGTCCGGCCTGATTTGGGATAGTTTTATGGTAGAATTCCCTCTAAGCCAAAGCAACAGCGACCGCCGGGACGAGTATGGGAATTTCGGACCTCAGCGAGCGGGAGTACACGGTGAAAGGCCCGCGATCCGCATCCCGGAAAACCACCCGGCGCGCTCCGACGGAACGGCCGCCAGGCCAAGTAAGAAGGACGGTTCAGCCCCGTTAGCGGCTGCAGTAGCCCCGCAGCATTACTGCGGGGGAACATGGGTGGAACCGCGAGAAAATCGCCCCAGGATTGGGGCGATTTTTATTTCCATCCCATCCTTCCCCACCCCTGCCCCTCCCCTTCCTTCCCATGATACGGGAAGGAAGGGGAGGGATGGGAGGGGTAGGATAGGATGGCGGAGGAATGCAACGATGCCGCTCAAGAAAAACGAAAAATACGAAGATACGCCGCTCTACCGGGTGCGCCACTCCGCTTCGCACGTGATGGCCCAGGCGGTGCTGGAGATGTTCCCCGGCCAAGTAAAGTTCGCCATCGGACCGGCGATCGAGGACGGGTTCTATTACGATTTCGACCTGCCGCGCGCGCTCACCCCGGAAGACCTGGAAAAACTCGAAGCGCGGATGCGCGAGATCATCCGCGCCGACAAGCCGTTCGTCCGGAAGGAGCTTTCCGCCGCGGAGGCCAAAAGGCTCTTCGCCGACCAGCCGTACAAAATCGAACTGGTTGAAGGACTCGAGAAAGGCACCGAGGACGAGGACGGCAACCCGCTCACCGAACCTCCGGTGATCTCCACCTACACCAGCGACGCCTTCACCGACCTGTGCCGCGGGCCGCACGTGGAATCCACAGGGAAGATCAACCTGGATGCGTTCAAACTGCTGAACGTCTCGGGCGCCTATTGGCGCGGAGACGAGAAGCGGCCGATGTTGCAGCGGATCTACGGCACCGCCTGGAATACCGCGAAAGAGTTGGAAGAATACCTTTGGAAGGTGGAAGAGGCCAAGAAGCGCGACCACCGCAAGCTCGGCAAGGACCTGGACCTGTTCCAGATCAATCCCGAGGTCGGGCCGGGCCTTCCGATTTGGCACCCCAAAGGCGCGATGGTGCGGCACCTGATCGAGGAATTTTGCAAGAACGAGCACCTCAAAAACGGCTACGAGTTCGTCTACTCGCCGCACGTCGGGCGCGGGCAGTTGTGGGAAACAAGCGGCCACCTCGATTTCTACCGTGAGAACATGTACGCCGCGATAGAAATGGACAACGAGGAGTATTTCGTCAAGCCGATGAACTGCCCGTTCCACATCCACGTCTACAAAGCGGGGATCCGCTCCTACCGCGAGCTGCCGATCCGCTACGCCGAATGGGGCAGTGTTTACCGCTTCGAGAAGGCCGGGGTGCTGCACGGGCTGATGCGCGTGCGCGGGTTCACCCAGGACGACGCCCACATCTTCTGCCGCCCGGACCAGATGCCGGGGGAGATCGACCGCACGCTTTCGTTCTGCCTGCACATCCTGCGTTCGTTCGGCTTCACCGACTTCCACGCCTACCTCGCCACCCGGCCGAAGGAAAAGGTGGTCGGTGAGCCGGCCCAGTGGGATGCGGCGATCGAAGCCCTGCGCGGAACGCTCGACCGCTCCGGCCTCGAGTACGATATCGACGAGGGCGGAGGCGCGTTCTACGGACCGAAGATCGACCTGAAGATCCAGGACGCACTCGGCCGCGAGTGGCAGTGCAGTACGATCCAGTTCGACTTCAACGAATCCGAGCGCTTCGACCTGCATTATGTGGACGAAGACGGCAAGGAGAAGCGGCCGTACATGGTCCACCGCGCGCTGCTCGGCTCGATCGAACGCTTCTTCGGCGTCATGCTCGAGCATTACGGCGGCGCCTTCCCGGTCTGGCTGGCTCCGGTGCAGGCGATGATCATCCCGATCGCCGACCGCCACACGGAGTACGCCCGCAACGTGGAGGAGCAACTGCGGGCGGCGGGGATCCGCGCCAAGTGTGACGTGCGCACCGAGCGGATGAACGCCAAGATCCGCGACGCGCAGCTGCAAAAGATCCCCTACATGCTGGTGACGGGCGACAAGGAGGCGGCGGCCGGTGCGGTGGCGGTGCGGCTGCGCAGCGGCGAAGACAAGGGCGCGATGCCGGTGGAAAAGTTCCTTGAACTGGCGAAGCAAGCCGTAAATTCGAAAGAATAACCAAATCCACTGCCAAGGCGCAAAGAATACATAGGTTTTTCCCTCCGTGGACCCTTGTTCTTTAGTGATATGAAAAAACAAATCCACGGAGGGCACGGAGTTGCACGGATTGTCATAATCCTCTGTGTCTCTCTGTGTTTCTCCGTTCCCCTCCGTGTTTTCCGTGGAAAATTATAATGATTGATTCTCGCGAAGCCTTCGGGAACGGCGCAGGGAGTGTAGGCACCGGGCACGCTTTCAGAAAGAATGGCCGGATGTACGCCTCCCGAGAAAACTTGGGAACCCGCCGGAATGATGTTAAGATGAGGGCGAAGCACACCGGCCGACTCTGCTCTCAGGCCGTCAAGGGATCCTCCGAATGTCCAATGGGCGCATGCGATCGAAGCCGGAACGAAACCGCGCACCCGGGTTTCTGACCGCGCTTTTCCTGGCTTTGCTGGCATCGATTCACCCCGCGGCGCCGGCGCAGGCGCATCCGCTGGATATGTTCTTTTTTTCCCACGAGGTTCACCTCTCCCCGGAAAAGATCGAAATCCATACGACGGTCCGCCCCGGCCCGTTAATGGCGCTCTCGGAATGGTATCGGCTGGATACCGACCTGAACGGCGAGGTCTCGCCGAAGGAAATCACCTACTGGGCTTCCGCGCGGATCGACGCGTTGTCGCTCGCACTCGACGGCGCGGGCGAAATCCCGTTGACGATGATTTCGGTGGGTTGGCCTTCGTCGGCGGAAGCCGTGCAGCTCGGCGAGGAATCGTTCCGCTTCGCCGCACGGGCGGAATGGCCCGCCGCCGAAATGGGCGGTTCGGAAACCCGCCGCCTGGAACTGCACTTCCGCTACGAAGAGGAGCGCGGATACAATTGGTTTTTCCTGCACGGCGAAGACGGCATCGGCTTCACAACTCCGCTGCAAACCAACGGCCGGCTGTCGGTCGACCTCCGCGCCGCTACGGGTTTGTTCTCCCCCGCCCCCGGAATGACATATTGGGACAGCGGGTCGCCGGCCCTGGGCTCCCCCGAGGAGAGCTCGGCGGCCGGACCGACGGATCCCTACGGCGTCGTTGCGGTCCTGACCGATTGGATCCGCACGCCGGAATCGACCGCGGCGTTCTACCTGGGGGCTGTCTTGCTGACCCTGTTTCTGGGGGCCGTCCATGCCCTCACCCCGGGGCACGGGAAAACCCTCACCGCAGCGTATCTGATCGGTGAGCGCGGGACGGCCGGCCACGCGATCACACTCGGCGGCATCGTCACCGCGACCCATACGGGATCGGTGCTGGTGTTCGGCATGGTTACGCTGGCCGTCTCGCAATTCCTGGTCCCCGCGGATTTCTTCCCGTTTTTGGAATTGTTCAGCGGACTGTTGATCATTGCGCTGGCGGTTAACCTGATTCTTCCGCGTTGGCGGGGGTATCTGCGGGTACGGCGTGCGCGGGCTCGCGCGTCGAAGTCGGAAGCGAAGCCCACTCCCTCTGCATCGGCCGCCGAATCGTCCGTCCAACGGATTTCGGTCCAGGAGAGGGTTGAAACCCGGCCCTACGATGCGCTGCTCCCCGGGGGCAACCGTCCGCCGGACACGCCAGGCGCACCAACGCGGCGGATGCTGTTCCTGCTGGGAATCAGCGGCGGACTGGTTCCCTGCCCGGATGCCGTCGCCATCCTGCTGGCTGCCGTCGCAATCAACCGCATCCCACTCGGTCTGATCTTGGTTGCCGCCTTCAGCGTGGGCATGGCCGCGGTGCTGATTTTAATCGGCCTGGCGGTGGTCCGCAGCCGTCGCTGGCTGGCCGGATTCGATCTGTTCTCCCGTGCGGCGCCGATTC
This portion of the Anaerolineales bacterium genome encodes:
- a CDS encoding threonine--tRNA ligase, whose translation is MPLKKNEKYEDTPLYRVRHSASHVMAQAVLEMFPGQVKFAIGPAIEDGFYYDFDLPRALTPEDLEKLEARMREIIRADKPFVRKELSAAEAKRLFADQPYKIELVEGLEKGTEDEDGNPLTEPPVISTYTSDAFTDLCRGPHVESTGKINLDAFKLLNVSGAYWRGDEKRPMLQRIYGTAWNTAKELEEYLWKVEEAKKRDHRKLGKDLDLFQINPEVGPGLPIWHPKGAMVRHLIEEFCKNEHLKNGYEFVYSPHVGRGQLWETSGHLDFYRENMYAAIEMDNEEYFVKPMNCPFHIHVYKAGIRSYRELPIRYAEWGSVYRFEKAGVLHGLMRVRGFTQDDAHIFCRPDQMPGEIDRTLSFCLHILRSFGFTDFHAYLATRPKEKVVGEPAQWDAAIEALRGTLDRSGLEYDIDEGGGAFYGPKIDLKIQDALGREWQCSTIQFDFNESERFDLHYVDEDGKEKRPYMVHRALLGSIERFFGVMLEHYGGAFPVWLAPVQAMIIPIADRHTEYARNVEEQLRAAGIRAKCDVRTERMNAKIRDAQLQKIPYMLVTGDKEAAAGAVAVRLRSGEDKGAMPVEKFLELAKQAVNSKE